The following proteins come from a genomic window of Triticum aestivum cultivar Chinese Spring chromosome 6A, IWGSC CS RefSeq v2.1, whole genome shotgun sequence:
- the LOC123132499 gene encoding transcription factor IBH1-like 1 encodes MRGPGGSSTKAFKQGFLRSFLLSLRSCGNGAMGLQERKRAVRSSADIAMATTRGNGAMWPQALLAAASSSSSPSWSRRLPAAATAKATTRRKKVARRCCPQRRTTASSGEIARRLVRKRTKVLRGMVPGGELLDGASLLREAVDYVVHLRAQVAVLRRVSNAMQQRPSSHHHMAGAVAPAPPVQLKTETTGAAQASDGNQE; translated from the exons ATGCGGGGACCTGGCGGCAGCAGCACCAAGGCCTTCAAGCAGGGGTTCCTCAGGAGCTTCCTCCTGAGCCTGAGATCCTGCGGGAACGGCGCCATGGGCCTGCAAGAAAGGAAGCGCGCCGTCCGGTCGTCCGCCGACATCGCCATGGCCACCACCCGCGGCAACGGAGCCATGTGGCCGCAGGCCCTTCTAGCAGCAGCATCGTCATCATCTTCGCCGTCGTGGAGTAGGCGGTTGCCGGCTGCAGCCACGGCGAAGGCGACGACGAGGCGGAAGAAGGTGGCGAGGAGGTGCTGTCCCcagaggaggacgacggcgagcaGCGGCGAGATCGCGAGGAGGCTGGTGAGGAAGCGGACCAAGGTGCTGCGGGGGATGGTgcccggcggcgagctcctcgacGGCGCCTCGCTGCTCCGCGAGGCCGTGGACTACGTCGTCCACCTGCGCGCGCAGGTCGCCGTGCTCCGCCGCGTCTCCAACGCCATGCAACAGAGACCGTCGTCCCACCACCACATGGCAG GGGCTGTTGCACCTGCACCGCCAGTGCAGTTGAAAACAGAGACGACCGGAGCGGCTCAAGCCTCGGATGGAAACCAAGAATAG